One stretch of Glycine soja cultivar W05 chromosome 7, ASM419377v2, whole genome shotgun sequence DNA includes these proteins:
- the LOC114418075 gene encoding EIN3-binding F-box protein 2-like produces the protein MSESEELHLPDECWELVLKFLKSHRHFEPLSLLSTQFLSITNRLRTSLTISDPTLPLLPNLFLRFPFLTSLDLTRLHHSHLHALFLHISRATLPLQSLNLSGHPAIPSNGFRILAKKVTTLKSLTCSHMGSLRNSDLILIAQCFPFLEHLDLSFPEDTDNSTFPVSDVGVKALSLALPMLLSVDLSGNFFINDASILSLCKNCNFLEQVTIFECHFITQRGIASAIRERPCLRSFRVSNFGCGTKKGDFLRPSVTSDFITALVSLKGLTCLDLSCSSISDELLCCVAEEGIPLKKLVLQGCCNYSYVGVLCLLSTCQSLEHLDLQNAEFLCDQRVEELCGYLGNLVSVNVSGCRMLTDLALFALVRGCPLLNEIRMGGTDVGKRRVDQDLMNGVVNCQVKSLYLGNNSLLRDESVEMFASVCPSLEVLDLSSCCGISEGVVEVLRRCCEVRHLSLAFCSGVELAGLNFEVPKLEELNLSRSGVDDEMLSVISKCCRGLLHLDLENCSGVTANGVRQVVGKCTRLREINLGSCDEVGANVVAWMVFSRPSLRRIMAPPSFDLSDGQKELLLRHGCLVC, from the coding sequence ATGTCAGAATCAGAAGAATTACACTTACCCGACGAGTGCTGGGAATTGGTATTGAAATTCCTGAAATCCCATCGTCACTTTGagcctctctctcttctctctacCCAATTCCTCTCCATCACCAACCGCCTCCGAACCTCCCTCACCATTTCCGACCCTACGCTCCCTCTTCTCCCGAACCTCTTCCTCAGGTTCCCCTTTCTCACCTCCCTCGACCTCACGCGCCTCCACCACTCCCACCTCCACGCGCTCTTCCTCCATATCTCACGCGCCACATTACCCCTCCAATCCCTCAACCTCTCCGGCCACCCCGCAATTCCTTCAAATGGGTTCCGAATTTTGGCCAAAAAGGTTACAACTTTGAAGTCTCTCACCTGTTCCCACATGGGTTCTCTCAGAAACTCGGATCTCATCCTCATCGCCCAGTGTTTCCCTTTCCTCGAACATCTCGACCTTAGTTTCCCCGAAGACACCGACAATTCCACCTTCCCCGTCTCCGATGTCGGCGTAAAGGCCCTCTCTTTGGCCCTCCCTATGCTCCTCAGCGTTGACCTCTCCGGCAATTTCTTCATCAACGACGCTTCCATTCTCAGCCTCTGCAAAAACTGCAACTTTCTCGAGCAAGTTACGATCTTCGAGTGCCACTTCATCACCCAGCGTGGCATCGCTTCCGCCATCAGGGAGAGACCCTGTTTGCGTTCTTTCCGCGTCAGCAACTTCGGTTGTGGAACCAAAAAAGGGGACTTTTTGAGACCCTCTGTGACTTCTGATTTCATTACGGCGCTGGTGAGTTTGAAGGGCTTGACTTGTCTCGATTTGTCGTGTTCCTCTATCTCCGATGAGTTGCTATGTTGTGTTGCGGAGGAAGGGATTCCTCTGAAGAAGCTTGTTTTGCAAGGTTGCTGTAACTATAGCTATGTTGGAGTGCTTTGCTTGTTGTCCACGTGTCAGTCTTTGGAGCATTTGGATCTTCAAAACGCTGAGTTTCTGTGTGATCAGCGTGTGGAAGAGTTGTGTGGGTATCTTGGGAATTTGGTGTCTGTAAATGTTAGTGGTTGTAGGATGTTAACTGATTTAGCTTTGTTTGCACTAGTTAGGGGGTGTCCTTTGTTGAATGAGATCAGAATGGGGGGAACTGATGTTGGGAAGAGGAGGGTTGATCAGGATTTGATGAATGGTGTTGTGAATTGTCAAGTGAAGTCtctctatttgggaaacaattcCTTGTTGAGGGATGAGAGTGTAGAAATGTTTGCTTCTGTTTGCCCCAGTTTGGAGGTTCTTGATTTGAGCTCTTGCTGTGGCATATCTGAAGGTGTTGTTGAGGTTCTAAGGAGGTGTTGTGAGGTTAGGCATTTGAGTTTGGCCTTTTGTTCAGGAGTGGAGCTAGCTgggttgaactttgaagttccAAAACTTGAGGAGTTGAACTTGTCACGCTCAGGGGTTGATGATGAAATGCTTTCTGTGATCTCAAAGTGTTGTCGGGGGCTGCTGCATTTGGACTTGGAAAATTGCTCTGGTGTCACGGCCAATGGAGTGAGGCAAGTGGTGGGGAAGTGCACCCGATTGAGAGAGATTAATTTGGGGTCTTGTGATGAAGTGGGGGCTAATGTTGTTGCTTGGATGGTGTTTtcaaggccatccttgagaagGATAATGGCTCCCCCGAGTTTTGATCTCAGTGATGGCCAGAAGGAACTCCTCTTGCGTCATGGATGCCTTGTTTGCTag